The DNA sequence AGATAAACTACCTCCAATAAGTAGAAATGGTTACATCCAACCCTTTTTCTTTCCTTCCTTTTTCTGCTTATTTTGTCTCCTCTCCTTCTTGGACTATGGCTCTAGTCATTCTCCAATTCTTCACACAAGCAGCCAATGGACACTGCTCAGAGTGTGTCAGTGGGCTATTCTACTACAGGGAGCATTATAGTTGAACATAATTTTGTTCTTGCATGTCCACATGCTCACATTTCCAGTAAGAGTCGCTGGATAGCAGTCAGAAACAGGAGCCCTGGCTGAATTTCCCTCTTAAGAAGCAGTGAGATCAACTGTAGTGTTCCAACTGCTGTCGCAACTGAGAGAGAAAATAACAGCCCTACGTCCAAACTTAGGACTCCTTTGGTCTGTGCACTTAGGAATCGCTGCATTATCCAGTTTAGCCATCAAGGAAGGCCATGTCTCTGACTATGATGAAGATTCTTCTCAGTTTCCCCCCTTGAACACCAATCATATTTTGGAAGTTTTGAAATTTTAAGTTTGATTGCCCGATACCTTAAAAATGCACCTTTTAAGGCACCAGATAATCAGATCTACAAATAAATCAACATCATTAAATTATAAAAATTTTATGAAACAAACTCACAAGTATAATTCAGAGAAATTGTTCAGTATGATAAAATAGGAGACAGAAGTTAAAATTTCCAGAGTGCAAGAGAACTGTGGAATATGTTACCAGAGAAAGCCATTGATGCAGACTGTACAAATTGATTGAAGAGAAGTTTTGGAAAAGATGGGATCAATCCACGAAAAGGGACACATTTGTAAAACTTTATGGTCTTTTCCTGTTCTTAAAATTTGTTATTGTGTTCCAAGAACCTCCACTTTTCTAAAATGGAATGGAGCTACAGGTCATGGCTTCTTTTTTAGCTACTGGATGGTTCTGGCTTGCTATGTGCCATAATGGATCTCCATTGGAAAAGACCATGGGTGAGTAAAAGATAGAACATGAATGTTGTCCATCTTTCAGTTCCTTTTTATATCAAAGGATCGTTTTGACCCTTTTTGCAGCCTCACCTACTAATTGAAGTCATTACCAAAAATATTAATTGCCCTTAATATACCAAATAGCTAGTTCTGAAACATACAAGTTCTCAAAGTACTCTTGGAAGACTATGGTAAGATTGACAGACTCATCTTTCAAAGTCTGTTCCCTGGTACTACCTTAATGGACATCCATATATCAACAAGACCAGAAAAAGCCTCAATGCCATTCTGAGCTTACCACAGTGTTTTCCAAAGGTACCCTATAATCTCAAGATTAATAGGTTTATTGATCTGCAACTCAGTGCTACATTCCAGTATTGCTAGCAATGTTGGATCACTCATCAGCTGAAACTCCTTTAATAACTTTTGGGGGAGTTATTGAGAGGATGGTCATTCATAGATGTCATGAAATCATGAGTAGGTTCACAGTGTCCTCACAAGGTAGATCAATTCCCAGTGGGGATTTGGTTTGTCCTCTTTTTGGGAGGGAGAGAGGCTTTACATATTTTCTATTTAATTATATAACATTCCTTttactgcagtttctctccatctattatCAGATCCTCAGAAGTTCAATATACTTCTGTTGTCTTGTGTTCTTTAGGTATTATTTCAATCTATTGGTGATTACTGACTGCTTGTTTCCTTGACATTGTTAACTATTTGTACATTTATCGCTAATATTTTTGCACTATATCGTCAAAAATTCATAAAAACTTAAAAACCCAATTCCTACGGATTTTATTGTAGACAAAAAAATAATTTAAGCTTACCTTTCTTTATTCTCCTAACAGGAGCATCAGTTTTTTTGATACGCCGTCTCTTGTCACTGGATGCTATTTGCTCTGGTGGAACCAGATGACGAGCATCATAAGTTAAGCCAACTCTATAAAGATGTCCTCGCACATGATTTGACAAGCCAACCCCAGTGTCAAATACAGCTGGACAGTAAGGACATGGTCGCTTCTCAGTATGAAAATCAGTCCAATTGTAGGTTATATTAAGTGAAGCATCATGTTGAAAAAGAACTGGATCCATAACTTCTATACATTTAGCATCACTATTAAAATGAAAATCTTCATTAACAAAATGGTTGTGGGCAGCATCTTGATACTCTGTAGAGTAAAGGCTTTGGTTACCATAGTCATTGTTGCCATAATCATGAATGCCATTATCAAAATCATCAAAATCATCGTCGTCGTCACTCTCATCATAAGTATCAAAACCATCATCAATGCCATTTTCATCAACTATCTGTACTTCAGTACTACTGAAGTAATGAGTTTGTTTATCACCATTAAAATCAGTCTCAGCAATAGTCACTGCCAGAGCATCATCCATACAGTTACCAGTTTCAACAATATTACTTTCAGGTGAGTTTTCTTCACCATCACATTCTAATGCATTTACACATGGCTCAAGTTTATTTAAAACCACAACAGGCGCTTTGTGAAACACATCTGGATATTGATCCAAAATATCATTGCCAACAGAGACACTAACCATGACATCCTTAACAGATTTTCTAACTGATACAGCTCCAGCATCTGCACGTTCTGTTTCTTCTGATATTTCTTCGTCATTACAGTGAAGAAAATTCAAAGTATGTTCTACATCTGCGTGCTTAGTCTCTATTAATGTAGATGTAGGACACAAGTCTTTTACTATCCCGAAGTCATTTTTAAATTTCCCATAAATCTGATGGCCAATAGACTGATCCTTCAACAATGGGACTGCATTGTTCCTTCTGACATCAATCTCATCCTGCTTTCTAATATGCTCTTGCTGTAGGAAGCTACTTTTTTCATTACCAGTGTTTAATCCTGTCACAATCTTTGTTGAAGATTTACTATAATCCAGCACAGAATCAGATGAGTGATGCATCTTTTTTGTGGCTATATAGCATGGCTTCTGTGTACCACCATTACCATAGACCTTACTGTACAATGCTGAGGAATTCCCCAGTGCTTCAGATGCTTCAAAATCCCTTTTTATATCTCGCCTTATGACAAATTTGTTTAGGTATTCAGATTGTTGCGATGTAGCCTTATTGCTCCTCACCAAATTAAACGGTTTTGAGCTCAAGCCATGTACCTTTGTTCCGTGTTCATTTTTATGCTGAATGTGGTAAAGTCGCTGATGCAAATATTTGACATGCTTTTTAAAAATACTCCTAGCTGGTGTGGTAAAAGGACATTTCCTACACACATATATACCTCCTGATTTACAGTGACTTAATAAATTTTCTAATGATACACCTTTCAAAGGTTTTTGGCTGGATTTGTTAATAACTGCATCATGAATATAAATTTGATGACCTTCAAGTTCATCCATTGATGCTGCCATGAAGTTGCACTTATCACAGCAGTAGTATCTTTTGTCCTTTTCATGTGTCTTAGCATGCTGCACAAATGTTTTAGGACAGTTTGTTCCAAATACACACTGTGGACACTGTAATTTTGCATTCCGGCCTTCATCTTGAAATGTGCGAAGCTCACGGATTTCCTCCATCAGCCTTTCTCTTTTTTCTTGATGAAGGCTCCTGTGCTTTTGGAGTGGTGCACGGTCACGAAATGCAATTCCACATTCTTTACATATATATGGTCTTGGCAGATTTGTTTTACTGTGTCCTTCTAAGTGATAAATCATGTGTCTCTGCAAATGCTTCTTTTCTCTAAAATTCACATTGCATTTTGTACAGGGGTAAAATGATGGTTCTGTCTCAGTATCATCATCTGATGGTGATTCAGATCCAGTTTGTACATCATCTATCTGTATAGCACTTCCTGGCGGAAAAACTGTTGAACCAAATGGTGAAGCTTCTTCTACATAAGTGGTTGTAGGTGCACTTGTTCTAGCTGCTTCTAAGTTTTTGACTGGAAGCTTATAATCACTAAAGATCAACTGTTTAATTGCTTCCACAGTTTCTTTGGGAAGATTTGATCCTGTCTCACCAACAAGGTTTTTTTTTGCAGGCAAGTATTTTGGTTTGACAACTGAAACTTTTGTTTCACTGTGTTCCATCCCCTCTAGAGTAACAGCAGTCTTTTTAGGTGTAAGGTGTGTATCTGCATTTTCTAGTTCGGAGAAATCTACCAACTGAACAATGTCCATTTTTCGTTTTCTTTTTCTTCCAAAGGACAGGTTTGGTTGGACTTGGGAACTTCCATCAACTTGACGAATACGATCATCATCCTTTTCTTTTGTTAGCAAAAACTGCATGAATTCTTTTTCAGGGTCCCAGTTTAAGCCATCATTTAAAATTTCTGTTTCACCCCCATGAACTTCTGAAGAACTCAAACCTCTTTTTCCCTTCATTTGTCCTATATTATTTTTTGTCTTTTCACTTTCTGTACAATACAACAACTGGCTTGTAGAAGCACCATTTGACTGGACTATAGATTTGTGATCCAATATTGGCAAAGGACTCAGCATTTTAGGCTGTGTATTAACTTGGCCCTGGAAAGGCACTAAATTGGGGACCAGTAACAGAACTGGGGCTGGTGCTAATGCCTGAACTTTATTtgaagtaccagacaatgttggaaCCTGAACAGATTGAACAAAGCGAGATGATGAGCTAGAAGCTgcaactgactggcacagggattgAGAAATACTTAAAGAAACATCAGCCTGCTTTGCAATGGAAGATTTAGTTGCGGAGAGCTGTAGAACTGGCTCCCTCACAGCAGTTCCTATAGGCAAGGTAAGTTTTGCATTCGAAACAGTAGGAGCACCGGTTTGTATAAACGCAGTCTGCTGGGCTCCACTTAAGGCTTTTACAGGACTATCCCTGGACAGATGTTTAGACAAGCTTAAAGTATTGCTTTTTGGAACTGACAATTGATTCTCTGTTAAGGTCTGAGGTATACTAGTAGTAACAGTGGTTGATGGGAGATCTTTCTCATCTCCAAATTCGCCTTTAGCACCGTGAGAATTAATATGGGTCTTCCCACTATCTGTATTACTCATCTTAGATCCAGAGCCTTCAATTTTGTTCATCCTGCAAATCATAAAAAGAAAAAAGTTACTACATATGTACATATACAAAATAAAGCCTAATCTTTTAACCATCAATTTTAATAACAATGATTCTCTTGAAATTCAAAGACCATTTAAAATTAGAACGGCCCCTGCTAGCAGAGAACAatacaattatcagtttattagtaATAAAATAGTGCATGGAGGTGGGTTGTCTTAATTTAACTTGTGGTTACAGCATTGTAGAGGCTCAAGAATGGCCCTTTATGGAAGAATGTAATAAAACACATCCACAATGCAGATTACTAAGACAAAGTGTACAGCCTAAAGGCTCTGCGTTTACCTGGTATGCAAATCTACACCTTAAATTATAACTTTGCTTACTTAATACTACAAGAAAAAGCTAGTTATACTTTTTATTCCATTTGTGTACTTCTAAACACATCTAAAAAGAGTAAACATATTTGAATACAAAAATACTATCTAAATATGTTGAACAACGTCAGGTACAAATTAAATGAATTTAAGCTGCCGATTTCTATCTGTAACGTAATGTGCGCCATATGTATAGTATGAAATAATGTGCTGGTAAATTTTGAAACAAATTTAACCGATGGATTTACAAATGATCATTCAAAATCTCTAGAATACACTCAATTATATTATTCAAACACTGCTCAACTGAATACTTAAAATAGACAATTAGATTTTATTTACAATATTTTTACCTTAGTTTAACTGCATGACTAAAATGATTATAAAGACATAAATCAACTTTGAATTAAAGGTGCAACTGCTTCATCAACCAAGATATTAGTGATTTCAACATCTATTACATCTACATCTTGTCTGTTGCTGAAGAAAAACGATTCCTGCTGTCTTTCTCAAATACTGGGAACTTTAATTATGTGTGAAGAATCAAGATTCCACACATTTTAGTTACAACCTTCCTGTTTCCCCTTCAAAACTCTCAGCTGCTGCTAAAATTGACCAATTTCCATGGGAACAAAATACACTTCCAATGAGATCATATTCAATGTTATCACTCTAAAATGGTGCTAAAACAGTTCCCAGCATGAGTCTCTGTGTTAAATACGCAGCAGAAGCTAAGGGGTGGGCACGTACAAACAGGTGCTAAGAATCACGACTGAAAATGTCAATGAATAGGAAAACAAGCCTGGAAATGCTATAATGTTTGTCTCATTTACCTTAACTGATTTTAATCAATATGAGCAACCTGTACAGAACAAGTGCTGTAAAATTAATTGCTGTGACAGTGAGCACTGGGAGTTTTATAACACATCCTTCCTTCCAAAAGCTCTCATTTAATTTGTAATCAAACAGAAAAAAAATAACAAGCATTTAAAACCAGCTGCAACACTCAGAAATGGTGAAAGCTTTAATTTCAAAATGACTCTGGTGTCCAAGATTCATAGCCAAATGTATGCTCAGTTAATTTAATATGCTGTACCTGTACTAGCTTTTCTCAACAGGAAGCAACGTTGCTAACGAAGTGGTAAATTCAGTGTTAATGAGTGGTGGCTTCACTGTTACCACCTCAGAGGTAAAACCTTCCGTGCTCCATATTCTACCCATCTGTTCTGGTGTTAGGGGTTCAAAGAAAGAACAGACGTTTCCCATTTAAAGCAAACTTCAATGGTACCCTCTGAACAGCAGGATAGCAAACCCTCACAATATCACGAATGGTCTCAAATTGTGGTTCTCATTATTAAAAGTATTCTATTAAGAGCCCTTTCTACAAGTTACATAGAGACAGCACATCCAAGTCCTTTAACTGCACGCCCTTATGTGCTTATAAATCAATGtccaagggggaaaaaaaatcctATTAAATTTTGTAAGCTTAGCAAAAATTCACAAAATTGAGAGATACTGGTGACATATTAACATAAAGCAATACAAATTCTTTGCACTCTCATTATTGGGGGTGTTTGACAAGTCAATAAATGCACAAATTACAACATTGAAGTGTTGTAACAAAAAATGAACAGAGATGAGCATTGTGCCTCATCATGTAGCTTTCTAATAAGTTTTTTTATGCTCAGGATATAAAAGCTATCATTTATCATGATTTTACAAACATAATGAACATTATAAAGTGCAATTTAATCCTGATATTTTTGAAAATTATAGAATATGTTGAATTCCCTTTAATATTGCAATGCATATGGATACCTTCCTTCAAAGCTGTATCAAATTAATTGATACAAAAATCATGTCCATGAACAAAACATGTACATAAAAGGTCAGACATTTTCTTTCATTATGATAAGAGACTATAATGAAGCTATCCTTATTGACTTTCCTTAGAAATCTCAAATGTCAGTATTTTTGCAAACTATCAGCACTTGCTATAACACCCATATTGCACTACATCTTGAGGTTACTGCAGAAAAAATGAGGTGATAATTGCATATTAACATAATTATTCTGTAATCCCTTTGAGCAAGCTTCCTGGGTCATTTAGTAATACAGATTAAGTACAACCTTTCTGTCATCGGAGCTATGCTGCCCACTTTTTGTTCTTTAATCATCATTTATGATGCAACAGTCCTCTATTAAATCAACTTTGTTTATAAATAACGACCATTTCCTATGCCTACTGTTGGCTAATACTTTTGAATTAGAACTCCAACAACAAAGAATCCATGCACAAAATGATGAAATAATTCAACAAAACTAAAAACAATAAATGTAAATACCTCAAAAACCTTTAACAAGTCAATGTTGCACAGATATCTCACAGATAGTTAGCAATTCATGGCATTTTAAAGTTGGTTATTCAATTTTgtacatatttttaaaatgttttttttaaaatcaggctTAAACTGCACACGATAACGTTCATTATATTAGTGAGATCAAGACCAAACAACAACTTTTATATCCTGagaataaaaaaaacttctctTAGAAAGCTACACGCTGAGGAGCAATGCTCATCTATGTTCTTTAAACCTATTTTTGCTTTGAAAAATGCTCCAACTTGCTACAGCACTTTGCTGAAAGACACCAAGACATGGTGGGACAAAAGTATGATGAGCTACTGTCATTAAAAGCTTTAATTGCAAAATCATTTGGATTCTCATTTATTTATGGTTCAGCCTGAAACCAAGGACTAGTTCAGACATTGTGGTCCCTGAAGCTAGTATTTCTTTCTTCCTCCTTCTCTTTCCACCCCTCTTTACCAAAATAACAGAATGATATTTGTAGAGCATAAATTATCAAACTGACATTACAATGAACAGCACATTGCAGCTGGTGTCTCAAAGAGCCAATGAGGTGAAGAACTGGGTCCCATCTATGCACAGCAATAACAAATTGCCTCAAGCTGAACTAGATAATCAGGAGAATATGGTGAGTTGGAAGACTTCAATTAATTACGACATTAAAAAATTTAACTGAATTCTTCCATTGCCGGTTCACTTTTTTTTTGgtcaaaaaaaataaataaaatgcacTGAAGGGAAGCAAACAGGGACAAGAGGAAGGCTAAGAAGAAGaaaagactggcagtcaacattaaGTGAAATATCATGGGTTTCCAAAACTAAAAAAAGAAATAAAGTGTAGCCAAAGAAGGTATGGACCGGTTTGTTAGGAAGTAAGAAATCATATCCTTGAAAGTTCAACAGCAGCAGACATCTCACCTCAGTTTTTACCAAGAAGGAGGATTGTAGGAGTATCTGTGGAAGGTATAGAAGAACCATGAAGCAAGATAAATGTTCAACAGGAAATGGAATTGAAAAACTTAATGAAACTAAAAGTAGGAAAGTCACATGGTCCAGGTGATATACatcccagaatattgagggaggagGGAGCCAACAGCCATAATTTTCCAAGGTCATGAAATTCAATAATCTCCGAAAACGAGCGTGGGGATCACAATGTTCAATTAACCTGCacccattgcttccaatgcaagctgcatgccaacttcatgctgcctgctcattgccATGATTGTAGCAGGCAGCCAGCACTAACTTCAGTTTTGAGTGGCTGCAATTTTCAGGAGGggcccaaaattgagagagctactctgcattacttaaagccagcctgcatttCTTAGAGGTGCATTGTGGCTAGAGTAGGGGCTGGAAGTCAATCCACAActtgaggtgagagagactgctcttgacatcaaggcagcatttgaccgagtatggcatcaaggagccctagcaaaactggagtcaatgggaatcagggggaaaactctccgctggttggagtcatacctagcgcagaggaagatgtctgtggttgtcacagctcaatcatctcagctccaggacatcactgcaggggatactcagggtagtgtcctaggcccaaccatcttcagctgcttcatcaatgaccttccttcaatcataaggtcagaagtggggatgtccgctgatgattacacaatgttcagcaccatttgcgaatcctcagatactgaagcagtccatgtagaaatgcagcatgatctggacaatattcaggctggcTTGGGTtgatgtgtggtgcgaatgttacttgccacttaagtgccaggcaatgaccatctcctcttgacattcaatggccttacaatcactgaatcccccattatcaacatcctgggggctaccattgaccagaaactgaactggagtagccatataaatacctcggctacaagagcaagtcagaggccaggaatcctgcgtgagtaactcacctcctgatttccccaagcctgtccaccatctacaaggcacgtcaggagtgcgatcgaatacattccacttgcctggatgagtgcagctccaacaacactcaagaagctcaacaccatccaggacaaagcagcccccttgattggcaccccatccacaaacattcactccctccaccaccgacgcatagtggcagcagtgtgtaccatctacaaggtgcaatgcaacagcgcaccaaggctcctttaacagcaccttccaaacccacgacctctaccacctagaaggacaagggcagcagatgtatgggaatgccaccatctgcaagttcccctccaagtcacacaccatcctgacggaactatattgccgttccttcagtgtcggtgggtcaaaatcctggaaatcccatcctaacagcactgtgggtgtatctaccccacatggactgcagcggttcaagaaggcagctcaccaccactttctcaagggcaattagggttcggcaataaatgctggcctagccagcgacacccacatcccatgaatgaataaaaaaaactgattCTG is a window from the Heterodontus francisci isolate sHetFra1 chromosome 8, sHetFra1.hap1, whole genome shotgun sequence genome containing:
- the znf644b gene encoding zinc finger protein 644 isoform X1; amino-acid sequence: MALNDADMDEECKEMNKIEGSGSKMSNTDSGKTHINSHGAKGEFGDEKDLPSTTVTTSIPQTLTENQLSVPKSNTLSLSKHLSRDSPVKALSGAQQTAFIQTGAPTVSNAKLTLPIGTAVREPVLQLSATKSSIAKQADVSLSISQSLCQSVAASSSSSRFVQSVQVPTLSGTSNKVQALAPAPVLLLVPNLVPFQGQVNTQPKMLSPLPILDHKSIVQSNGASTSQLLYCTESEKTKNNIGQMKGKRGLSSSEVHGGETEILNDGLNWDPEKEFMQFLLTKEKDDDRIRQVDGSSQVQPNLSFGRKRKRKMDIVQLVDFSELENADTHLTPKKTAVTLEGMEHSETKVSVVKPKYLPAKKNLVGETGSNLPKETVEAIKQLIFSDYKLPVKNLEAARTSAPTTTYVEEASPFGSTVFPPGSAIQIDDVQTGSESPSDDDTETEPSFYPCTKCNVNFREKKHLQRHMIYHLEGHSKTNLPRPYICKECGIAFRDRAPLQKHRSLHQEKRERLMEEIRELRTFQDEGRNAKLQCPQCVFGTNCPKTFVQHAKTHEKDKRYYCCDKCNFMAASMDELEGHQIYIHDAVINKSSQKPLKGVSLENLLSHCKSGGIYVCRKCPFTTPARSIFKKHVKYLHQRLYHIQHKNEHGTKVHGLSSKPFNLVRSNKATSQQSEYLNKFVIRRDIKRDFEASEALGNSSALYSKVYGNGGTQKPCYIATKKMHHSSDSVLDYSKSSTKIVTGLNTGNEKSSFLQQEHIRKQDEIDVRRNNAVPLLKDQSIGHQIYGKFKNDFGIVKDLCPTSTLIETKHADVEHTLNFLHCNDEEISEETERADAGAVSVRKSVKDVMVSVSVGNDILDQYPDVFHKAPVVVLNKLEPCVNALECDGEENSPESNIVETGNCMDDALAVTIAETDFNGDKQTHYFSSTEVQIVDENGIDDGFDTYDESDDDDDFDDFDNGIHDYGNNDYGNQSLYSTEYQDAAHNHFVNEDFHFNSDAKCIEVMDPVLFQHDASLNITYNWTDFHTEKRPCPYCPAVFDTGVGLSNHVRGHLYRVGLTYDARHLVPPEQIASSDKRRRIKKTDAPVRRIKKEVKSGSSTENTCPLCGGWFDTKVGLSNHVRGHLKRLGKTELEAHKSPLSILTEMMQNEAEAENISKLLSSKQFRYKPFVSQKFATSDGLFLAPNGITIKLQQNELKTKSFPLPQSDLHDLPDLQPKKYNEARVQSSSLMQILKNKFGEETSPLIKTQPGRSYVQTAKKRLPNHRRPFQPQFGSSLLQPSTSSQPLTNMDITYQAGHPVKLRTCVHCHATFTSAVSLANHLRVYARRKQAGDLTGTPFDCKQKRSRSRSGTKKKSSLFVPSLDDAYVLKCRFCDLVFRGPLSVQEDWIKHLQRHVVNANLPRTGAGMVEISLPSKENFPVTESSFSLLMAQAAS
- the znf644b gene encoding zinc finger protein 644 isoform X2; translated protein: MMNKIEGSGSKMSNTDSGKTHINSHGAKGEFGDEKDLPSTTVTTSIPQTLTENQLSVPKSNTLSLSKHLSRDSPVKALSGAQQTAFIQTGAPTVSNAKLTLPIGTAVREPVLQLSATKSSIAKQADVSLSISQSLCQSVAASSSSSRFVQSVQVPTLSGTSNKVQALAPAPVLLLVPNLVPFQGQVNTQPKMLSPLPILDHKSIVQSNGASTSQLLYCTESEKTKNNIGQMKGKRGLSSSEVHGGETEILNDGLNWDPEKEFMQFLLTKEKDDDRIRQVDGSSQVQPNLSFGRKRKRKMDIVQLVDFSELENADTHLTPKKTAVTLEGMEHSETKVSVVKPKYLPAKKNLVGETGSNLPKETVEAIKQLIFSDYKLPVKNLEAARTSAPTTTYVEEASPFGSTVFPPGSAIQIDDVQTGSESPSDDDTETEPSFYPCTKCNVNFREKKHLQRHMIYHLEGHSKTNLPRPYICKECGIAFRDRAPLQKHRSLHQEKRERLMEEIRELRTFQDEGRNAKLQCPQCVFGTNCPKTFVQHAKTHEKDKRYYCCDKCNFMAASMDELEGHQIYIHDAVINKSSQKPLKGVSLENLLSHCKSGGIYVCRKCPFTTPARSIFKKHVKYLHQRLYHIQHKNEHGTKVHGLSSKPFNLVRSNKATSQQSEYLNKFVIRRDIKRDFEASEALGNSSALYSKVYGNGGTQKPCYIATKKMHHSSDSVLDYSKSSTKIVTGLNTGNEKSSFLQQEHIRKQDEIDVRRNNAVPLLKDQSIGHQIYGKFKNDFGIVKDLCPTSTLIETKHADVEHTLNFLHCNDEEISEETERADAGAVSVRKSVKDVMVSVSVGNDILDQYPDVFHKAPVVVLNKLEPCVNALECDGEENSPESNIVETGNCMDDALAVTIAETDFNGDKQTHYFSSTEVQIVDENGIDDGFDTYDESDDDDDFDDFDNGIHDYGNNDYGNQSLYSTEYQDAAHNHFVNEDFHFNSDAKCIEVMDPVLFQHDASLNITYNWTDFHTEKRPCPYCPAVFDTGVGLSNHVRGHLYRVGLTYDARHLVPPEQIASSDKRRRIKKTDAPVRRIKKEVKSGSSTENTCPLCGGWFDTKVGLSNHVRGHLKRLGKTELEAHKSPLSILTEMMQNEAEAENISKLLSSKQFRYKPFVSQKFATSDGLFLAPNGITIKLQQNELKTKSFPLPQSDLHDLPDLQPKKYNEARVQSSSLMQILKNKFGEETSPLIKTQPGRSYVQTAKKRLPNHRRPFQPQFGSSLLQPSTSSQPLTNMDITYQAGHPVKLRTCVHCHATFTSAVSLANHLRVYARRKQAGDLTGTPFDCKQKRSRSRSGTKKKSSLFVPSLDDAYVLKCRFCDLVFRGPLSVQEDWIKHLQRHVVNANLPRTGAGMVEISLPSKENFPVTESSFSLLMAQAAS